The following coding sequences lie in one Capnocytophaga stomatis genomic window:
- the nhaD gene encoding sodium:proton antiporter NhaD → MELWVVTIFFIGYLFITIEHQVKIDKTISALGMASVCWALLKTTNLTVFDIGSEGLEPINLEDNTSAIDGILLHHLGKVGEILFFLIGAMTIVEIIDMHRGFEIIKKIIKTRKKKKLLWILGIVAFLLSALIDNLTATIVLISIVRKLVPLRNERMWYVSLVVIAANAGGAWSPIGDVTTTMLWMANKVTPAKLTEYVLIPSVICFAVPFLVASFLPVFQGRLDIPRSDKTQAFKSSMPVLIIGFVSIIFVPIFKTVTGLPPYMGMLFALATMWFFSELLKPIKELDEDLAISFSAHKALSRIEMSSILFFLGILLGVAALESIGVLYNFANILNETIPNQNIVVALLGIGSAVIDNVPLVAASIGMFQEPIDSGLWHFIAFAAGTGGSLLIIGSAAGVAAMGMEKIDFFWYAKNILWLALLGFVSGFLFLVLLESFHVFG, encoded by the coding sequence ATGGAACTTTGGGTTGTTACCATCTTTTTTATCGGCTATCTTTTTATTACGATAGAACATCAGGTAAAAATTGACAAAACGATTTCGGCTTTGGGGATGGCTTCGGTTTGTTGGGCGTTGTTGAAAACGACAAATCTTACGGTTTTTGACATAGGAAGCGAAGGACTCGAACCGATTAATCTTGAGGATAATACGTCGGCTATTGATGGTATTTTATTGCATCATTTGGGTAAGGTAGGAGAAATTCTTTTCTTCCTCATCGGTGCGATGACTATCGTAGAAATTATTGATATGCACCGAGGATTTGAGATTATCAAAAAGATTATCAAAACCAGAAAGAAGAAAAAACTACTCTGGATTTTAGGCATAGTGGCGTTTCTTCTCTCGGCTTTAATTGATAATCTTACGGCAACAATTGTATTGATATCTATCGTTCGTAAATTGGTTCCGCTTCGTAACGAACGTATGTGGTATGTTTCCCTCGTGGTTATTGCTGCCAATGCGGGCGGTGCGTGGTCGCCCATAGGTGATGTAACCACAACAATGCTTTGGATGGCGAACAAAGTAACTCCTGCAAAATTAACGGAATATGTGCTTATACCTTCAGTTATCTGTTTTGCAGTTCCCTTTTTGGTGGCTTCTTTTCTGCCGGTGTTTCAAGGGAGATTGGATATTCCGCGTTCGGACAAAACGCAAGCTTTTAAAAGTAGTATGCCAGTACTCATCATAGGATTTGTATCGATTATTTTCGTTCCTATTTTCAAAACGGTAACCGGATTGCCTCCGTATATGGGAATGCTTTTTGCTTTGGCTACGATGTGGTTTTTTTCGGAATTACTCAAACCGATTAAAGAATTAGATGAAGATTTAGCAATTTCATTCTCAGCACATAAGGCATTGTCCCGTATTGAAATGTCGAGTATTTTATTTTTCTTAGGAATTTTGCTTGGTGTGGCGGCGTTGGAGTCCATCGGGGTGTTGTATAATTTTGCTAATATCCTGAATGAAACTATTCCGAATCAAAATATTGTGGTAGCTTTATTGGGTATTGGTTCGGCAGTAATTGATAACGTTCCGCTTGTTGCGGCGAGTATCGGGATGTTTCAAGAGCCTATCGATAGCGGGCTGTGGCATTTTATTGCTTTTGCAGCAGGAACGGGAGGAAGTTTGCTTATTATCGGTTCGGCAGCAGGAGTGGCAGCGATGGGAATGGAGAAAATCGATTTCTTTTGGTATGCTAAAAACATCCTTTGGTTGGCATTGTTAGGTTTTGTTTCTGGGTTCCTATTTTTAGTATTGCTGGAAAGTTTCCACGTTTTTGGATAA
- a CDS encoding septal ring lytic transglycosylase RlpA family protein, translating to MKNTLIKNDGCNFFILKKFWGDSEKINIFAYKNEEMKQTITKLLTLLLLIGSVTACSGQKVYNENSKKQTVKTKSTKTHKKSVSAKKKSTKPQKKSVSQKTSHKKETKPASAKNIVLLPTEPYKKQVIATYYHDKFNGRKTANGTIFDNTKQTAAHRTLPFGAVVKVINRINGKWIYVTINDRGPVKKTREIDLTRRAFMDITDDTKKGELLVDIEIVK from the coding sequence ATGAAAAATACTCTCATCAAAAATGATGGTTGTAATTTTTTCATTCTGAAGAAATTTTGGGGAGATTCTGAAAAAATAAATATTTTTGCATACAAAAACGAAGAAATGAAACAAACAATTACTAAACTACTTACACTTTTGCTTCTGATAGGTAGCGTAACGGCTTGTAGCGGGCAGAAGGTCTATAATGAAAACTCGAAAAAACAAACCGTAAAAACCAAAAGTACAAAAACTCATAAAAAGAGCGTTTCAGCCAAGAAAAAAAGTACAAAGCCTCAAAAGAAAAGCGTTTCCCAAAAAACATCTCACAAAAAGGAAACAAAGCCTGCTTCGGCTAAAAATATTGTGCTTCTGCCTACCGAACCCTATAAAAAACAAGTAATCGCCACCTATTATCACGATAAATTTAACGGACGCAAAACTGCCAATGGTACTATCTTTGACAATACCAAACAAACCGCAGCACATCGTACGCTTCCTTTTGGTGCTGTGGTTAAAGTGATTAATCGCATAAATGGCAAATGGATTTATGTTACGATAAATGACAGAGGTCCCGTGAAGAAAACCAGAGAAATAGACCTAACCCGAAGAGCTTTTATGGACATTACCGATGATACAAAAAAAGGAGAATTGCTGGTAGATATCGAAATAGTAAAGTAA
- a CDS encoding IS5 family transposase — MSKDIIKKWIISHLSIGKRGFKTKFDLSLIFLLIVKRLKTGCQWRELPVEVYFKDQKISYQTVYYYFNKWSKDGSFKRIWLNLLLENRRKLDLSSVQLDGSHTRCRMGGQSVGYQLRKKSKTTNSIFLCDNLGQILAMGSPKSGNHHDLNNIDFVLKEILNLLEEAKIEHKGLFVNADAGFDSRDLKSFLQEKEIIPNIKQNPRNGQNENIYFDEELYKNRFKIERSFAWLDGFKGLIIRYETLNTTWMAMLYLGIILTFIRKV, encoded by the coding sequence TTGAGCAAAGATATAATAAAAAAATGGATTATTTCCCATTTGAGTATTGGAAAAAGAGGATTTAAAACAAAATTTGATTTATCATTAATTTTTCTTCTGATAGTCAAACGATTAAAAACAGGTTGCCAGTGGAGGGAACTTCCGGTAGAAGTGTATTTTAAAGACCAAAAAATAAGCTATCAAACAGTCTATTATTATTTCAATAAATGGAGTAAAGATGGTAGTTTTAAGCGAATTTGGCTTAATTTGTTGCTTGAGAATCGGAGAAAATTAGATTTATCAAGCGTCCAACTTGATGGTAGTCATACTCGATGTCGAATGGGAGGACAATCTGTTGGTTATCAGTTAAGAAAAAAGTCAAAGACCACGAATTCTATCTTTCTGTGTGATAATTTGGGGCAAATTTTAGCAATGGGTAGTCCAAAATCCGGTAATCATCACGATTTGAATAATATAGACTTTGTTTTAAAAGAGATTTTGAATCTTTTGGAGGAAGCGAAAATAGAGCATAAAGGCTTGTTTGTCAATGCAGATGCAGGTTTTGATAGCCGAGACTTAAAAAGTTTTTTACAGGAAAAAGAAATAATACCTAATATCAAACAAAATCCCAGAAATGGACAAAATGAAAATATTTATTTTGACGAAGAATTATATAAAAATCGGTTTAAAATAGAGAGAAGTTTTGCGTGGCTTGATGGTTTTAAAGGATTGATTATAAGATATGAAACCCTAAACACAACTTGGATGGCTATGTTGTATCTAGGGATTATACTAACATTTATTCGAAAAGTTTAA
- a CDS encoding transglutaminase domain-containing protein, with the protein MKNLLLFLTSFLFLMACQKEENPKSEETDIPQTSVFATDDGATALNGTKMENFKQLLEKTNLKYISTPYEPHLTASQISEIKKITDNLTVQGDASKTFKNIFDWVHKNIRYNLSDNEPYAVFRNRVAVCQGYANLLKVMLETQNIPAIVVYGNLKDPNARGANDTSLGHAWNYVLINGKWMVSDPTNNRNFKADEFKTYAHLEPMYLNTHLFEDDNFAYAYNEGRLSIRKVKKGNEKLIVPFSVMGFRITAFNPDQELPNTIKEIYIGKNITSLGKNIVGLKAYAGNIEKVLIDTQNPQLEEYKGVVYQKGESVPYLIPNKLQKMELKGIEKVGKNTIFGHNSVTEIIFSKDTKRIEAYAVESCPNLTQVRVHKDTEIQENAFYRCSPNLKIVKF; encoded by the coding sequence CAGACATTCCACAGACTTCCGTTTTTGCTACCGATGACGGGGCGACTGCCTTAAACGGAACAAAAATGGAAAATTTCAAACAACTTTTGGAAAAGACCAACCTAAAATACATTTCCACACCATACGAACCGCATCTTACTGCCTCTCAAATAAGTGAAATAAAAAAAATAACCGACAATTTAACAGTGCAGGGTGATGCATCAAAAACTTTTAAAAACATCTTCGACTGGGTACATAAAAACATCCGATACAATCTTTCAGACAATGAACCCTATGCGGTGTTTCGCAATCGTGTGGCGGTATGCCAAGGATATGCCAACTTGTTAAAAGTGATGCTTGAAACGCAAAACATACCGGCTATCGTTGTTTATGGTAATCTGAAAGACCCCAATGCAAGAGGTGCTAACGACACGTCGTTAGGACACGCTTGGAACTATGTGTTAATCAACGGAAAATGGATGGTCAGCGACCCCACCAACAACAGAAATTTTAAAGCCGATGAATTTAAAACGTATGCCCATTTAGAACCGATGTATCTGAATACCCATCTGTTTGAAGACGATAACTTTGCGTATGCTTATAACGAAGGAAGATTGTCAATCCGGAAGGTAAAAAAAGGCAATGAAAAATTGATTGTTCCGTTTAGTGTGATGGGATTTCGCATAACGGCATTTAATCCTGACCAAGAACTTCCTAATACTATTAAAGAGATTTACATCGGTAAAAACATTACCTCTCTGGGAAAAAACATTGTGGGGCTTAAAGCGTATGCCGGTAACATCGAAAAAGTATTGATAGATACGCAAAATCCGCAATTGGAAGAATACAAAGGAGTTGTTTACCAAAAGGGTGAATCTGTACCTTATCTTATTCCTAATAAGTTGCAAAAAATGGAGTTGAAAGGCATTGAAAAAGTTGGAAAAAATACAATTTTCGGGCATAATTCAGTTACCGAAATTATTTTTTCAAAAGATACTAAACGTATTGAAGCATACGCCGTAGAATCTTGTCCGAATCTTACACAAGTACGCGTCCACAAAGACACTGAAATCCAAGAGAATGCCTTTTACAGATGCTCACCCAATCTCAAAATTGTAAAATTCTAA